Proteins encoded in a region of the Elaeis guineensis isolate ETL-2024a chromosome 7, EG11, whole genome shotgun sequence genome:
- the LOC140859088 gene encoding L-arabinokinase-like, which produces MGRQMIKAAASNLLSQSLASVSTPQQGDGVNSDEFEEHGMELLKAESSLNYLCNLSPHRYEAVYAKNLPECIAGEGFIDKYTDHNDTVTVIDPKCAYAVKAPTKHPIYENFRVMAFKALLTAAKTDEQLSALGELMYQCHYSYNDCGIGSDGTDRLVNLVQEMQHRRSSNGQSSSLFGAKITGGGSGGSVCVIGRNCIRSSEEILEIQRRYKAATGYLPLIFEGSSPGAGKFGYLRLRRRVSSADGNMKQEA; this is translated from the exons ATGGGGCGTCAGATGATAAAAGCTGCTGCCTCTAACCTATTGTCCCAGTCTTTAGCTAGTGTAAGTACCCCTCAACAAGGGGATGGAGTGAACTCGGATGAATTTGAAGAGCATGGCATGGAGCTACTTAAAGCTGAATCTTCACTGAATTACTTATGTAACCTTTCACCACACAG ATATGAAGCTGTATATGCAAAGAACCTTCCTGAGTGCATAGCGGGAGAGGGATTTATAGATAAATACACTGATCACAATGATACCGTAACAGTTATTGATCCCAAGTGCGCCTATGCAGTCAAGGCACCTACCAAACATCCTATATATGAAAATTTCCGTGTTATG GCCTTCAAAGCATTATTAACCGCAGCCAAAACCGATGAACAGCTTTCTGCCCTTGGGGAACTTATGTATCAG TGCCATTACAGCTACAATGACTGTGGAATTGGCTCGGATGGGACAGATAGACTTGTTAACTTGGTGCAAGAAATGCAGCACAGGAGATCATCTAATGGTCAAAGCTCTAGTTTATTTGGTGCAAAAATCACTGGTGGAGGCTCTGGTGGCTCAGTTTGTGTTATCGGAAGGAACTGCATTAGGAGCAGCGAGGAAATTCTTGAG ATTCAGCGAAGGTACAAAGCTGCCACTGGCTATCTGCCCCTCATTTTTGAGGGCTCGTCACCTGGTGCCGGAAAGTTCGGCTACCTAAGACTGCGACGTCGGGTATCCTCAGCAGATGGGAACATGAAACAAGAGGCCTGA
- the LOC140859209 gene encoding uncharacterized protein isoform X1, whose translation MSGEGVSVTGVAAAAAASTLPLRNVFVYGSLLADEVVQVVLKRVPPSSPAVLHHHRRFSIKGRVYPAILPVENKKVTGKVLLGITDRELDVLDTFEDVEYERRAVEVSLAQVQTDAVNLQCCSKHSSQTSLLIKCYIPFSGPLAQSQIHILVMTFLDLSHNDHAIGPFWSTSIFDVTSPSPLMHALLIIFFLAV comes from the exons ATGAGCGGCGAGGGTGTGAGCGTGACCGGTGTTGCAGCCGCTGCGGCCGCCTCCACTCTTCCTCTCCGCAACGTGTTCGTGTACGGGAGTCTGCTCGCCGATGAGGTGGTGCAGGTCGTCCTCAAGCGCGTGCCCCCCTCCTCTCCTGCCGTCCTTCATCACCA CCGCAGGTTTAGTATAAAGGGACGTGTTTATCCAGCGATTCTGCCTGTAGAGAATAAAAAAGTTACAGGAAAG GTTCTTCTGGGAATTACAGATCGTGAGTTAGATGTCCTAGATACATTTGAAGATGTGGAGTATGAGAGAAGAGCTGTTGAAGTCTCATTAGCT CAGGTGCAGACTGATGCTGTTAACCTCCAATGTTGCTCCAAGCATTCCTCACAAACTTCATTGTTGATCAAATGTTACATTCCTTTTTCTGGTCCTTTGGCACAAAGTCAAATACATATCCTTGTTATGACCTTTTTAGATCTCTCTCACAATGATCATGCAATCGGACCATTCTGGTCAACTTCCATCTTTGATGTTACTTCTCCATCTCCTCTAATGCATGCACTTCTGATCATATTCTTCTTAGCAGTGTAA
- the LOC140859209 gene encoding AIG2-like protein D isoform X2 — protein MSGEGVSVTGVAAAAAASTLPLRNVFVYGSLLADEVVQVVLKRVPPSSPAVLHHHRRFSIKGRVYPAILPVENKKVTGKVLLGITDRELDVLDTFEDVEYERRAVEVSLADTAEKLLADTYVWGDKNDPNLHGDWDFEEWKRLHMKDFLAMTMGFMEELEQPESKTRVATYESYFQQG, from the exons ATGAGCGGCGAGGGTGTGAGCGTGACCGGTGTTGCAGCCGCTGCGGCCGCCTCCACTCTTCCTCTCCGCAACGTGTTCGTGTACGGGAGTCTGCTCGCCGATGAGGTGGTGCAGGTCGTCCTCAAGCGCGTGCCCCCCTCCTCTCCTGCCGTCCTTCATCACCA CCGCAGGTTTAGTATAAAGGGACGTGTTTATCCAGCGATTCTGCCTGTAGAGAATAAAAAAGTTACAGGAAAG GTTCTTCTGGGAATTACAGATCGTGAGTTAGATGTCCTAGATACATTTGAAGATGTGGAGTATGAGAGAAGAGCTGTTGAAGTCTCATTAGCT GATACAGCAGAGAAATTACTTGCTGATACGTATGTTTGGGGTGACAAGAATGACCCTAACTTGCATGGTGACTGGGATTTTGAG GAATGGAAGCGATTGCACATGAAGGATTTTCTTGCAATGACAATGGGTTTTATGGAGGAGCTGGAACAACCTGAATCAAAGACAAGGGTGGCCACATATGAATCCTATTTTCAGCAGGGATGA
- the LOC140859208 gene encoding auxin response factor 19-like isoform X1, whose translation MKGSGNAAPAANPCDGERKTINAELWYACAGPLVMLPPVGSLVVYFPQGHSEQVAASMQKDIDAHIPNYPNLPSKLICLLHNVTLHADPETDEVYAQMTLQPVNTYDKEALQASELALKQTRPQTEFFCKTLTASDTSTHGGFSVPRRAAEKIFPPLDFSMQPPAQELQARDLHDNVWTFRHIYRGQPKRHLLTTGWSLFVSGKRLFAGDSVLFIRDEKQQLLLGIRRANRQPTNISSSVLSSDSMHIGILAAAAHAAANNSPFTVFYNPRASPSEFVIPFAKYQKAVYNNQISLGMRFRMLFETEESGTRRYMGTITGISDLDPVRWKNSQWRNLQVGWDESAAGERRNRVSIWEIEPVLAPFFICPPPFFRPKRPRQAGIPDDESSEMENLFKRAMPWLNEEICRKDSQTQNTVMPGLSLVQWMSMQQNPSLANSNMQTDYLRSLTAPAIQNAGATDLSRQLGMQAQFLQQNNIQFNSARLPQQNQQLDQFPKVSVPLNQLGIVTRSQQQMQDVGVQQRQQLINQSLPLNQTQTNIIQPQVLVQAQVQQQQPVIQSHQPLQTSMQQNQPQHQQLFVQQQQQHQQQLSHQQQHQQQQQQQQQFQQNRMPVQLPNHMNQQLQLTDQQIQLQFLQKPQQQQQTQSQPTMLHPELPQIQEQQKPLPEGPHQLANSHSLPQQNMLSQQCAKTTSQAVRLSQPLPQQSQQKLQQQQVVLSELNGAVLPPTPRMNVLPTTGSSLLAAGGAQSGLTEDVPSCSTSPSTNNGAVLPQLILNRSHHPSTITTDKTSQSAVTILSHNSFEAAAASPNIAKELPKPIYNVKATTPISKVQTQGVVAPQTYISNTAQMDYLDTTSSGTSVCLSQTDGPLQQSFPLSSLNQPSMFRDAPPDSDVQGTDPRNNVLFGVNIDGPLGIPLTTDALLANSINSGKYQNLISGNVITNHSTSKDTQQELSSSMVSQSFGVPDMAFNSIDSTINESSFLNRSSWAPAPPLQRMRTYTKVYKRGAVGRSIDITRYSGYDELKHDLARMFSIEGQLEDRQRIGWKLVYVDHEGDVLLVGDDPWEEFVNCVRYIKILSPQEVQQMRLDGDLGNNILPNQACSSSDGGNAWRGQCDRNSGNPSAGSYDHLE comes from the exons ATGAAGGGGTCTGGGAACGCCGCCCCGGCGGCGAATCCTTGCGATG GGGAGAGGAAGACGATAAACGCGGAGCTATGGTACGCGTGCGCGGGGCCGCTGGTGATGCTGCCGCCGGTGGGGAGCCTCGTCGTCTACTTCCCCCAGGGCCACAGCGAGCAG GTTGCGGCTTCTATGCAGAAGGATATTGATGCTCACATTCCGAACTATCCAAATCTTCCATCGAAATTGATATGCCTTCTTCACAATGTTACTCTGCAT GCGGATCCAGAGACAGATGAAGTATATGCTCAAATGACACTCCAGCCAGTCAACACG TATGACAAGGAGGCATTACAGGCATCAGAGCTTGCATTGAAACAGACTAGACCACAGACAGAATTCTTCTGTAAAACATTGACTGCAAGTGATACAAGCACTCATGGAGGTTTCTCTGTGCCCCGTCGTGCAGCAGAGAAGATCTTTCCTCCTCTT GACTTTTCGATGCAACCACCTGCCCAGGAACTGCAGGCACGGGACTTGCATGATAATGTATGGACGTTTCGCCATATCTATCGAG GCCAGCCTAAAAGACACTTACTGACAACTGGTTGGAGCCTATTTGTGAGCGGAAAGAGGCTTTTTGCTGGTGACTCTGTTTTGTTTATTAG GGATGAAAAACAACAGCTTCTCTTGGGCATTAGACGTGCTAACAGGCAACCTACTAACATTTCATCATCGGTCCTGTCAAGTGATAGCATGCATATTGGGATTCTTGCTGCTGCAGCTCATGCTGCTGCAAACAACAGCCCCTTTACTGTATTTTACAACCCAAG GGCTAGTCCTTCAGAATTTGTTATACCTTTTGCCAAGTACCAGAAGGCAGTGTATAATAACCAAATATCCCTAGGCATGCGGTTCCGAATGTTGTTCGAAACCGAAGAATCAGGAACAAGAAG GTACATGGGTACAATCACTGGTATTAGTGATTTAGATCCTGTGAGGTGGAAGAATTCACAGTGGCGCAATTTGCAG GTGGGGTGGGACGAATCTGCAGCTGGTGAGAGGCGCAATAGGGTCTCCATCTGGGAGATTGAGCCTGTGCTAGCTCCTTTCTTCATCTGTCCTCCACCATTTTTCAGACCAAAACGCCCTAGACAAGCAGGAATCCCAG ATGATGAATCATCGGAAATGGAAAATCTTTTTAAGAGGGCAATGCCATGGCTTAATGAGGAGATCTGCAGAAAGGACTCCCAGACTCAGAACACTGTAATGCCTGGTCTGAGCTTAGTTCAGTGGATGAGCATGCAACAGAATCCATCGCTTGCTAATTCGAATATGCAGACTGATTACTTGCGGTCCTTAACTGCGCCTGCTATACAAAATGCTGGAGCAACTGATCTCTCAAGGCAGTTGGGTATGCAGGCCCAGTTTTTGCAGCAGAACAACATACAATTCAATTCTGCTAGGCTGCCTCAGCAAAACCAACAACTTGATCAATTTCCAAAGGTGTCTGTCCCACTGAACCAATTGGGCATTGTTACTAGATCTCAACAACAAATGCAAGATGTTGGTGTGCAGCAAAGGCAGCAACTAATTAACCAATCATTGCCCTTGAACCAAACCCAGACCAATATCATACAACCTCAAGTACTGGTCCAGGCTCAAGTCCAGCAGCAACAGCCTGTGATCCAGAGCCATCAGCCATTGCAAACAAGTATGCAACAAAACCAGCCACAACATCAGCAACTATtcgtgcagcagcagcaacaacatCAACAACAATTATCGCATCAACAACAACATCAGCaacagcaacagcagcagcagcagtttcAGCAAAATAGGATGCCTGTTCAGCTTCCCAACCATATGAATCAACAACTACAGTTAACAGACCAACAGATTCAGTTGCAGTTCTTACAGAAAccccagcagcagcagcagacaCAATCACAGCCCACCATGCTACACCCTGAGCTGCCACAAATCCAAGAACAGCAGAAACCACTTCCAGAAGGACCACATCAATTAGCGAACTCACATTCACTCCCCCAGCAAAACATGCTCTCTCAACAATGCGCAAAAACTACTTCACAAGCTGTGCGGCTTTCACAACCCTTGCCTCAACAATCCCAGCAAAAGCTTCAGCAGCAGCAAGTTGTACTTTCTGAGTTGAATGGTGCAGTGCTTCCTCCAACACCAAGGATGAATGTCCTCCCAACGACTGGCAGCTCTTTGTTGGCAGCTGGAGGAGCACAGTCAGGGCTTACAGAAGATGTCCCGTCTTGCTCCACTTCACCTTCCACGAATAACGGCGCTGTTCTTCCTCAGTTGATCTTAAATAGAAGCCACCACCCCAGTACAATCACAACAGATAAGACATCTCAGTCAGCTGTGACAATTTTGAGTCATAACTCCTTTGAAGCTGCAGCTGCAAGCCCCAATATAGCTAAGGAGTTGCCCAAACCTATATACAATGTGAAGGCCACAACTCCAATTTCCAAGGTGCAAACTCAGGGAGTCGTTGCCCCTCAAACATATATAAGCAACACAGCGCAGATGGATTATCTGGACACGACCTCTTCAGGAACTTCAGTATGCCTGTCACAGACTGATGGgcctttacaacaaagcttcccACTTTCTTCTCTCAATCAGCCATCCATGTTCAGAGATGCACCTCCAGACAGTGACGTGCAGGGCACAGATCCAAGAAATAATGTCCTTTTTGGAGTTAACATAGATGGCCCATTAGGCATACCTCTAACTACTGATGCTTTGCTGGCAAACAGCATTAATTCGGGAAAGTACCAGAATCTCATCTCAGGAAATGTGATTACTAATCACAGCACCTCAAAAGATACTCAACAGGAGTTGTCATCGTCTATGGTCTCACAGTCATTTGGGGTTCCAGACATGGCATTCAATTCTATTGATTCCACAATCAATGAGAGCAGCTTCTtgaacagaagttcttgggcacCAGCACCACCACTTCAGCGAATGAGGACTTACACCAAG GTCTACAAGCGCGGAGCTGTAGGCAGATCAATAGATATTACTCGTTATTCAGGTTATGACGAGCTGAAACATGATCTTGCTCGAATGTTCAGCATAGAGGGACAGCTTGAGGATCGGCAAAGAATTGGCTGGAAGCTAGTTTATGTCGATCATGAGGGCGATGTTTTACTTGTGGGAGATGACCCGTGGGA GGAGTTTGTGAATTGTGTGCGGTACATCAAGATCCTGTCCCCGCAAGAAGTCCAACAGATGCGCTTGGATGGTGATCTGGGGAACAACATCCTTCCGAATCAAGCCTGCAGCAGTTCAGATGGCGGAAATGCATGGAGGGGTCAGTGTGACCGAAACTCTGGCAACCCTTCGGCTGGATCATATGACCATCTGGAATGA
- the LOC140859208 gene encoding auxin response factor 19-like isoform X2, with protein MDVSPYLSRDEKQQLLLGIRRANRQPTNISSSVLSSDSMHIGILAAAAHAAANNSPFTVFYNPRASPSEFVIPFAKYQKAVYNNQISLGMRFRMLFETEESGTRRYMGTITGISDLDPVRWKNSQWRNLQVGWDESAAGERRNRVSIWEIEPVLAPFFICPPPFFRPKRPRQAGIPDDESSEMENLFKRAMPWLNEEICRKDSQTQNTVMPGLSLVQWMSMQQNPSLANSNMQTDYLRSLTAPAIQNAGATDLSRQLGMQAQFLQQNNIQFNSARLPQQNQQLDQFPKVSVPLNQLGIVTRSQQQMQDVGVQQRQQLINQSLPLNQTQTNIIQPQVLVQAQVQQQQPVIQSHQPLQTSMQQNQPQHQQLFVQQQQQHQQQLSHQQQHQQQQQQQQQFQQNRMPVQLPNHMNQQLQLTDQQIQLQFLQKPQQQQQTQSQPTMLHPELPQIQEQQKPLPEGPHQLANSHSLPQQNMLSQQCAKTTSQAVRLSQPLPQQSQQKLQQQQVVLSELNGAVLPPTPRMNVLPTTGSSLLAAGGAQSGLTEDVPSCSTSPSTNNGAVLPQLILNRSHHPSTITTDKTSQSAVTILSHNSFEAAAASPNIAKELPKPIYNVKATTPISKVQTQGVVAPQTYISNTAQMDYLDTTSSGTSVCLSQTDGPLQQSFPLSSLNQPSMFRDAPPDSDVQGTDPRNNVLFGVNIDGPLGIPLTTDALLANSINSGKYQNLISGNVITNHSTSKDTQQELSSSMVSQSFGVPDMAFNSIDSTINESSFLNRSSWAPAPPLQRMRTYTKVYKRGAVGRSIDITRYSGYDELKHDLARMFSIEGQLEDRQRIGWKLVYVDHEGDVLLVGDDPWEEFVNCVRYIKILSPQEVQQMRLDGDLGNNILPNQACSSSDGGNAWRGQCDRNSGNPSAGSYDHLE; from the exons ATGGACGTTTCGCCATATCTATCGAG GGATGAAAAACAACAGCTTCTCTTGGGCATTAGACGTGCTAACAGGCAACCTACTAACATTTCATCATCGGTCCTGTCAAGTGATAGCATGCATATTGGGATTCTTGCTGCTGCAGCTCATGCTGCTGCAAACAACAGCCCCTTTACTGTATTTTACAACCCAAG GGCTAGTCCTTCAGAATTTGTTATACCTTTTGCCAAGTACCAGAAGGCAGTGTATAATAACCAAATATCCCTAGGCATGCGGTTCCGAATGTTGTTCGAAACCGAAGAATCAGGAACAAGAAG GTACATGGGTACAATCACTGGTATTAGTGATTTAGATCCTGTGAGGTGGAAGAATTCACAGTGGCGCAATTTGCAG GTGGGGTGGGACGAATCTGCAGCTGGTGAGAGGCGCAATAGGGTCTCCATCTGGGAGATTGAGCCTGTGCTAGCTCCTTTCTTCATCTGTCCTCCACCATTTTTCAGACCAAAACGCCCTAGACAAGCAGGAATCCCAG ATGATGAATCATCGGAAATGGAAAATCTTTTTAAGAGGGCAATGCCATGGCTTAATGAGGAGATCTGCAGAAAGGACTCCCAGACTCAGAACACTGTAATGCCTGGTCTGAGCTTAGTTCAGTGGATGAGCATGCAACAGAATCCATCGCTTGCTAATTCGAATATGCAGACTGATTACTTGCGGTCCTTAACTGCGCCTGCTATACAAAATGCTGGAGCAACTGATCTCTCAAGGCAGTTGGGTATGCAGGCCCAGTTTTTGCAGCAGAACAACATACAATTCAATTCTGCTAGGCTGCCTCAGCAAAACCAACAACTTGATCAATTTCCAAAGGTGTCTGTCCCACTGAACCAATTGGGCATTGTTACTAGATCTCAACAACAAATGCAAGATGTTGGTGTGCAGCAAAGGCAGCAACTAATTAACCAATCATTGCCCTTGAACCAAACCCAGACCAATATCATACAACCTCAAGTACTGGTCCAGGCTCAAGTCCAGCAGCAACAGCCTGTGATCCAGAGCCATCAGCCATTGCAAACAAGTATGCAACAAAACCAGCCACAACATCAGCAACTATtcgtgcagcagcagcaacaacatCAACAACAATTATCGCATCAACAACAACATCAGCaacagcaacagcagcagcagcagtttcAGCAAAATAGGATGCCTGTTCAGCTTCCCAACCATATGAATCAACAACTACAGTTAACAGACCAACAGATTCAGTTGCAGTTCTTACAGAAAccccagcagcagcagcagacaCAATCACAGCCCACCATGCTACACCCTGAGCTGCCACAAATCCAAGAACAGCAGAAACCACTTCCAGAAGGACCACATCAATTAGCGAACTCACATTCACTCCCCCAGCAAAACATGCTCTCTCAACAATGCGCAAAAACTACTTCACAAGCTGTGCGGCTTTCACAACCCTTGCCTCAACAATCCCAGCAAAAGCTTCAGCAGCAGCAAGTTGTACTTTCTGAGTTGAATGGTGCAGTGCTTCCTCCAACACCAAGGATGAATGTCCTCCCAACGACTGGCAGCTCTTTGTTGGCAGCTGGAGGAGCACAGTCAGGGCTTACAGAAGATGTCCCGTCTTGCTCCACTTCACCTTCCACGAATAACGGCGCTGTTCTTCCTCAGTTGATCTTAAATAGAAGCCACCACCCCAGTACAATCACAACAGATAAGACATCTCAGTCAGCTGTGACAATTTTGAGTCATAACTCCTTTGAAGCTGCAGCTGCAAGCCCCAATATAGCTAAGGAGTTGCCCAAACCTATATACAATGTGAAGGCCACAACTCCAATTTCCAAGGTGCAAACTCAGGGAGTCGTTGCCCCTCAAACATATATAAGCAACACAGCGCAGATGGATTATCTGGACACGACCTCTTCAGGAACTTCAGTATGCCTGTCACAGACTGATGGgcctttacaacaaagcttcccACTTTCTTCTCTCAATCAGCCATCCATGTTCAGAGATGCACCTCCAGACAGTGACGTGCAGGGCACAGATCCAAGAAATAATGTCCTTTTTGGAGTTAACATAGATGGCCCATTAGGCATACCTCTAACTACTGATGCTTTGCTGGCAAACAGCATTAATTCGGGAAAGTACCAGAATCTCATCTCAGGAAATGTGATTACTAATCACAGCACCTCAAAAGATACTCAACAGGAGTTGTCATCGTCTATGGTCTCACAGTCATTTGGGGTTCCAGACATGGCATTCAATTCTATTGATTCCACAATCAATGAGAGCAGCTTCTtgaacagaagttcttgggcacCAGCACCACCACTTCAGCGAATGAGGACTTACACCAAG GTCTACAAGCGCGGAGCTGTAGGCAGATCAATAGATATTACTCGTTATTCAGGTTATGACGAGCTGAAACATGATCTTGCTCGAATGTTCAGCATAGAGGGACAGCTTGAGGATCGGCAAAGAATTGGCTGGAAGCTAGTTTATGTCGATCATGAGGGCGATGTTTTACTTGTGGGAGATGACCCGTGGGA GGAGTTTGTGAATTGTGTGCGGTACATCAAGATCCTGTCCCCGCAAGAAGTCCAACAGATGCGCTTGGATGGTGATCTGGGGAACAACATCCTTCCGAATCAAGCCTGCAGCAGTTCAGATGGCGGAAATGCATGGAGGGGTCAGTGTGACCGAAACTCTGGCAACCCTTCGGCTGGATCATATGACCATCTGGAATGA